The following proteins come from a genomic window of Deinococcus sp. YIM 134068:
- a CDS encoding MFS transporter translates to MTQASLAVDDAIDRLGLGRFQWRLLAICGLTWAADAMEVLLMGFALPGISAAFGLERGAASATLLLTATFAGMLVGAVFWGWLADRIGRRTVFLTTVALGVVFGLLGAFAPGVEWLVVARFLTGFAIGGTLPVDYAMMAEFVPTAWRGRFLVYLESFWALGTVAVAALAWGLSTAFPPEEAWRWLLALAALPGIVGLVARLGVPDSPRSLLARGRQGEARAALERVARANGAALPDVPLAVPPPAPRVTPAALLQGALRRRTVLLALIWFGLSLGYYGIFSWLPSYLRAQGLDLGAVYRTSLLLALAQVPGYVLAAYLVERIGRRATLVGYLAASALGAYLFLLAGTPTAVLLTSAGLSFALLGAWGALYAYTPELFPTPLRTTGMGFVSGMARLASVLSPSVGALLLTGQLAVALTLFAACFAVAAVCGWAIGVETRGQRLPEVVG, encoded by the coding sequence ATGACCCAAGCGAGTTTGGCGGTGGACGACGCGATTGATCGGCTGGGCCTGGGCCGCTTCCAGTGGCGGCTGCTCGCCATCTGCGGCCTGACGTGGGCAGCGGACGCGATGGAGGTGCTCCTCATGGGCTTCGCGCTCCCCGGCATCAGCGCCGCCTTCGGGCTGGAGCGCGGCGCGGCGTCGGCCACGTTGCTCCTGACCGCCACCTTCGCGGGAATGCTCGTCGGGGCGGTGTTCTGGGGCTGGCTCGCGGACCGGATCGGGCGGCGGACCGTCTTCCTGACGACGGTGGCGCTCGGGGTGGTGTTCGGCCTGCTGGGGGCGTTCGCGCCGGGCGTGGAATGGCTCGTCGTCGCCCGCTTTCTGACGGGCTTCGCCATAGGGGGAACGCTCCCGGTGGACTACGCGATGATGGCGGAGTTCGTGCCGACGGCGTGGCGTGGCCGCTTCCTCGTGTACCTGGAGAGCTTCTGGGCGCTGGGGACGGTGGCGGTCGCCGCGCTCGCGTGGGGGCTGAGTACCGCCTTCCCGCCGGAGGAGGCGTGGCGCTGGCTGCTCGCCCTCGCCGCGCTGCCGGGCATCGTCGGCCTCGTCGCGCGGCTGGGCGTGCCCGACTCGCCCCGGTCGCTCCTCGCTCGGGGCAGGCAGGGGGAGGCGCGGGCGGCGCTGGAACGGGTCGCGCGGGCGAACGGTGCCGCGCTGCCCGACGTGCCCCTTGCCGTGCCGCCCCCCGCCCCGAGAGTCACCCCCGCCGCCCTTCTGCAAGGAGCCTTGCGACGCCGAACCGTCCTCCTCGCGCTGATCTGGTTCGGCCTGAGCCTGGGGTACTACGGCATCTTCTCGTGGCTGCCCTCCTATCTGCGGGCGCAGGGGCTGGACCTCGGCGCGGTGTACCGCACCAGCCTCCTCCTCGCCCTCGCGCAGGTGCCGGGCTACGTGTTGGCCGCGTACCTCGTGGAGAGGATCGGACGCCGCGCCACCCTCGTCGGCTACCTCGCGGCCTCGGCACTGGGGGCTTACCTCTTCCTCCTCGCGGGGACGCCGACCGCCGTGCTGCTGACCTCCGCCGGGCTGTCCTTCGCGCTGCTGGGGGCGTGGGGAGCGTTGTACGCCTACACGCCTGAACTCTTCCCCACGCCTCTGCGGACGACGGGCATGGGCTTTGTGAGCGGCATGGCCCGCCTTGCCAGCGTCCTGTCCCCCAGCGTGGGGGCGCTGCTGCTGACCGGGCAGCTCGCCGTCGCGCTGACCCTCTTCGCCGCGTGCTTCGCCGTCGCCGCCGTCTGCGGCTGGGCCATCGGGGTGGAGACGCGCGGGCAACGGCTCCCGGAGGTGGTGGGATGA
- a CDS encoding NAD(P)-dependent oxidoreductase: MRLAILGGTGRTGHLLIDEALVRGHELRVLARRPEAVHRQGDLLTVVPGDARDPEALRQLVEGTEAVVSALGPVKGGPPDVMTLTARHLIHVLPEEGIRRLVTLTGAGVPHPGDHPKPADLVFRTLLRLLQPDVIRDSLAHVDLIRESDLDWTVVRVPRLGDGPMKPLKVGLVGDISTLVTRASVARFMLDAVEGGEHVRQAPAISN; the protein is encoded by the coding sequence ATGAGGCTCGCCATCCTCGGCGGCACCGGGCGGACGGGCCACCTCCTGATCGACGAGGCGCTCGTGCGGGGCCACGAACTGCGGGTCCTCGCGCGGCGTCCGGAGGCGGTGCATCGGCAAGGCGATCTGCTGACCGTGGTGCCCGGCGACGCCCGCGACCCGGAGGCGTTGCGGCAGCTCGTGGAGGGAACGGAGGCGGTGGTCAGCGCCCTCGGCCCGGTGAAGGGCGGCCCACCTGACGTGATGACGCTGACGGCGCGGCACCTCATTCACGTGCTGCCAGAAGAGGGGATTCGCCGCCTCGTCACCCTGACGGGCGCGGGCGTGCCCCACCCCGGCGACCACCCGAAGCCCGCCGACCTCGTGTTCCGCACCCTGCTGCGCCTCCTCCAGCCCGACGTGATCCGCGACTCGCTGGCGCACGTGGACCTCATCCGCGAGAGCGACCTCGACTGGACGGTCGTGCGGGTGCCCCGGCTCGGCGACGGCCCCATGAAGCCCCTCAAGGTCGGGCTGGTGGGCGACATCAGCACCCTCGTCACCCGCGCGAGCGTGGCCCGCTTCATGCTGGACGCGGTGGAGGGGGGCGAGCATGTCCGGCAAGCGCCCGCCATCAGCAACTGA
- a CDS encoding nicotinate phosphoribosyltransferase, translating into MTASPLFTDLYQLTMMQGYHAHGLHAAEAVFDLYFRRAPFQGRYAVWAGLEPALDLLEGLHFAEDDLAYLDTLGLFKPAFLDALRGWRFTGRVTAFREGRVVFPHEPLLTVTAPLWEAQLVETALLNTLNFQTLVATKTARCVLAAEASPHGGQVVEFGARRAQGPDGAISAARAAFVGGAVGTSDVEAGRRYGMPVSGTHAHAWVESFEDELTAFRAYAALYPDTTTLLLDTVDTLRSGLPNALTVARELRASGHELRGVRLDSGDLAYLSRHIRAALDAAGFPEVRILASNDLSESVIASVIAEGGRVDVYGVGTQLVTAGGEGGGALGGVYKLAALGGVPKMKLTGDPAKSSLPGTKRVWRAADTGGEFALDVLTLGDEPRAGERVSDPTNPLRSTLLPDGLTWADAREVVMEGGRRTASPETLTDAQARAREELNRLPAGTRRPLNPHLYRVSLGADVAALRDRVADSLRAHAG; encoded by the coding sequence ATGACGGCCTCCCCGCTGTTCACCGACCTCTACCAGCTCACGATGATGCAGGGCTACCACGCGCACGGCCTCCACGCGGCGGAGGCGGTCTTCGACCTGTATTTCCGCCGCGCACCCTTTCAGGGGCGGTACGCGGTGTGGGCCGGGCTGGAACCGGCGCTCGACCTGCTGGAAGGGCTGCACTTCGCGGAGGACGACCTCGCCTACCTCGACACGCTGGGCCTCTTCAAGCCCGCCTTTCTGGACGCGCTGCGCGGGTGGCGCTTCACGGGGCGCGTGACCGCCTTCCGCGAGGGCCGGGTGGTCTTTCCGCACGAGCCGCTCCTCACCGTCACCGCGCCGCTGTGGGAGGCACAACTCGTCGAGACGGCGCTCCTGAACACGCTGAACTTCCAGACCCTCGTGGCGACGAAGACGGCCCGCTGCGTGCTGGCGGCGGAGGCGAGTCCGCACGGCGGGCAGGTCGTGGAGTTCGGTGCCCGCCGCGCGCAGGGGCCGGACGGGGCGATCAGTGCCGCCCGCGCCGCGTTCGTGGGTGGGGCCGTCGGCACGAGCGACGTGGAGGCCGGACGGCGCTACGGGATGCCCGTCAGCGGCACCCACGCCCACGCCTGGGTCGAGAGCTTCGAGGACGAGCTGACGGCCTTCCGCGCCTACGCCGCGCTCTACCCGGACACGACCACGCTGCTTCTCGACACGGTGGACACGCTGCGGAGCGGCCTGCCCAACGCCCTGACCGTTGCCCGCGAACTGCGCGCCTCCGGCCACGAGTTGCGCGGTGTGCGCCTTGACAGCGGCGACCTCGCGTACCTGTCACGGCACATCCGGGCGGCGCTCGACGCGGCGGGCTTTCCCGAGGTCCGCATTCTGGCGAGCAACGACCTGTCCGAGTCGGTCATCGCCTCCGTGATCGCGGAGGGCGGGCGGGTGGACGTGTACGGGGTGGGCACCCAACTCGTCACGGCGGGCGGGGAGGGCGGCGGGGCACTCGGCGGCGTGTACAAGCTCGCGGCGTTGGGCGGCGTGCCCAAGATGAAGCTCACGGGCGACCCCGCCAAGTCCAGCCTGCCGGGGACCAAGCGGGTGTGGCGGGCGGCGGACACGGGGGGGGAGTTCGCGTTGGACGTGCTGACCCTGGGCGACGAGCCACGTGCGGGCGAGCGGGTCAGCGACCCCACCAATCCCCTGCGCTCCACCCTGCTCCCGGACGGCCTGACCTGGGCGGACGCCCGCGAGGTCGTGATGGAGGGTGGGCGGCGCACGGCTTCTCCAGAAACATTGACCGATGCACAGGCGCGGGCGCGTGAGGAACTGAACCGTCTCCCTGCAGGCACCCGCCGTCCCCTCAACCCCCACCTCTACCGGGTGAGCCTCGGCGCGGACGTGGCCGCCCTGCGTGACCGGGTGGCCGACTCGCTGCGCGCCCACGCGGGATGA
- a CDS encoding winged helix-turn-helix transcriptional regulator, whose product MKCDGAEPPGAARALGLLQARHMLAALRALLDGPHRFCELWRLSGAPSATTLSVRLRELEAEGVVRGCGGVYTLTGRGSALGPLFATLGGFTRRHPVSDPEAMLAALGARYALGIMRELTRREPDGGEAPREVRFNELQRALGAPSATTLTRRLGELERLGLIRRRVVSTRPPHTLYACSEAGEAFGPVVGEIVAWGEANLGAGEEEVASASA is encoded by the coding sequence GTGAAGTGTGACGGTGCCGAGCCTCCGGGGGCGGCGCGGGCGCTGGGGCTGCTTCAGGCAAGACATATGCTGGCCGCCCTGCGGGCGCTGCTGGACGGTCCCCACCGCTTCTGCGAGCTGTGGCGGCTGAGCGGTGCGCCGAGCGCGACCACGCTGAGCGTGCGGCTGCGCGAGTTGGAGGCGGAGGGGGTGGTCCGGGGGTGCGGCGGCGTCTACACCCTGACGGGCCGGGGCAGCGCGCTCGGTCCGCTGTTCGCCACGCTGGGGGGCTTCACCCGCCGCCATCCCGTGAGCGACCCGGAGGCGATGCTCGCCGCGCTGGGTGCCCGGTACGCCCTCGGCATCATGCGTGAACTCACCCGCCGGGAGCCGGACGGTGGGGAAGCGCCGCGCGAGGTGCGGTTCAACGAGCTTCAGCGTGCGCTCGGTGCCCCCAGCGCCACCACCCTCACCCGCCGTCTGGGCGAGTTGGAACGCCTCGGCCTGATTCGGCGGCGGGTGGTGTCCACCCGGCCCCCGCACACCCTCTACGCCTGCTCGGAGGCGGGCGAGGCGTTCGGCCCCGTCGTTGGCGAGATCGTGGCGTGGGGGGAGGCGAACCTGGGGGCGGGGGAAGAGGAAGTCGCGTCGGCGTCGGCGTAG
- a CDS encoding ferritin-like domain-containing protein, translating to MNYDHSTDQPATDSSLSRPILNRRAALGTLGKLGLGAAALGLGAPGALAAPAKNIDVDVLNFALNLEYLEAAFYLAAVGRLQELRRIGGGAEIRLPAGLDPMMGMQFIDSNTQAFVRDIAEDELQHVKFLSGALGKAAAPRPVLDLAGAFDAAGQAASGGAIKGFNPYANDLFFLHGAFIFEDVGVTAYNGAATLITNPAYLQAAAGILATEAYHAGAIRSMLYLRRQELAAAGLYVGQVVGAISNLRGKVGGGKDTGLSNARGAVIAPTDANGVAYGRSTREVLNIVYLAPNARRGGFYPNGLNGTIK from the coding sequence ATGAACTACGACCACAGCACCGACCAGCCTGCCACCGATTCTTCCCTCAGCCGCCCCATCCTGAACCGCCGGGCCGCCCTGGGGACCCTCGGCAAGCTCGGCCTGGGGGCCGCCGCCCTCGGTCTGGGTGCGCCCGGCGCACTCGCCGCCCCCGCGAAGAACATCGACGTGGACGTGCTGAACTTCGCGTTGAACCTTGAATATCTGGAGGCCGCCTTCTACCTCGCCGCCGTGGGCCGCCTTCAGGAGTTGCGCCGCATCGGCGGCGGGGCCGAGATTCGTCTGCCCGCCGGACTCGATCCTATGATGGGGATGCAGTTCATAGACTCCAACACCCAGGCGTTCGTGCGCGACATCGCGGAGGACGAGCTTCAGCACGTGAAGTTCCTGTCCGGGGCGCTGGGCAAGGCCGCCGCGCCCCGGCCCGTCCTCGACCTCGCGGGGGCCTTCGACGCCGCCGGGCAGGCCGCGAGCGGCGGGGCGATCAAGGGCTTCAACCCCTACGCGAACGACCTGTTCTTCCTGCACGGGGCCTTCATCTTCGAGGACGTGGGCGTGACCGCCTACAACGGCGCGGCGACCCTGATCACCAACCCCGCGTACCTCCAGGCGGCGGCGGGCATTCTCGCCACCGAGGCGTACCACGCGGGGGCCATCCGATCCATGCTGTACCTGCGCCGCCAGGAACTCGCGGCGGCGGGGCTGTATGTCGGGCAGGTCGTGGGCGCGATCAGCAACCTGCGCGGCAAGGTCGGCGGCGGCAAGGACACGGGATTGAGCAACGCGAGGGGAGCCGTCATCGCCCCCACCGATGCGAACGGCGTCGCCTATGGCCGCAGCACGCGCGAAGTCCTGAATATCGTCTACCTCGCTCCGAATGCACGGAGGGGGGGCTTCTACCCCAACGGGCTGAACGGCACGATCAAGTAG
- the meaB gene encoding methylmalonyl Co-A mutase-associated GTPase MeaB: MPAGDPPHPLAAPLLAGERRALAKAITLAESTRPDHEREAQALLSEVLPHAGRSVRVGLTGVPGVGKSTFIEALGVRLADAGHRVAVLAVDPSSGRTGGSILGDKTRMPLLTVHPNAFIRPSPSGGTLGGVARRTREAITLCEAAGSTVVLVETVGVGQSETQVAAMTDLFVLLTLPNAGDELQGIKRGIMELADLCVVNKADVDPAAARRAAQELTAALRLLTPHGAPWQPRVLQASALTGDGLDDVWAAVEDYRSDGGRVERRRRTQTGAWFEELLREAAWRAFQAGVDPERLRALRAEVLAGTLTPVQGVTALMGG, translated from the coding sequence ATGCCCGCCGGAGACCCGCCGCATCCCCTCGCCGCCCCCCTCCTCGCCGGGGAACGTCGCGCCCTCGCCAAAGCCATTACCCTCGCGGAGTCCACCCGGCCCGACCACGAGCGGGAGGCACAAGCCCTCTTGAGCGAGGTGCTGCCCCATGCCGGACGGAGTGTGCGGGTGGGGCTGACGGGCGTGCCGGGGGTGGGCAAGTCCACCTTCATCGAGGCGCTGGGGGTGCGGCTGGCGGACGCGGGGCACCGGGTCGCGGTGCTGGCGGTGGACCCCAGCAGCGGGCGGACGGGCGGCTCCATCCTCGGGGACAAGACGCGGATGCCGCTGCTGACGGTGCATCCGAACGCCTTCATCCGGCCCAGCCCCAGCGGGGGCACGCTCGGCGGGGTGGCGCGGCGCACGCGCGAGGCGATCACACTCTGCGAGGCGGCAGGCTCCACCGTGGTGCTCGTGGAGACGGTCGGCGTCGGCCAGAGCGAGACGCAGGTCGCGGCGATGACCGACCTCTTCGTGCTGCTCACGCTGCCGAACGCGGGCGACGAACTCCAGGGCATCAAGCGCGGCATCATGGAACTCGCCGACCTGTGCGTGGTGAACAAGGCGGACGTGGACCCGGCGGCAGCGAGGCGCGCGGCGCAGGAACTCACGGCGGCGCTCAGGTTGCTGACTCCTCACGGTGCGCCGTGGCAGCCACGTGTTTTGCAAGCCTCCGCACTCACAGGTGATGGGCTGGACGACGTGTGGGCGGCGGTGGAGGACTACCGCTCGGACGGGGGGCGGGTGGAGCGCCGCCGCCGCACGCAGACGGGGGCGTGGTTCGAGGAATTGCTGAGGGAGGCGGCGTGGCGCGCGTTTCAGGCGGGCGTGGACCCCGAGCGGCTGCGGGCGCTGCGGGCAGAGGTGCTGGCAGGAACGCTGACGCCCGTGCAGGGCGTGACGGCGCTCATGGGGGGCTGA
- a CDS encoding ADP-ribose pyrophosphatase has product MTGEGRAAVYVGRFQPPHRAHVGTVLGALDAFPRVLVLLGSANLARSVRNPFTAGERAAMFRAALREAGVRRSRVLFRPLADRFDAEAWAADVREAAREALGPTPPALVGFEKDASTAYLRWFPGWDRLLTPSVPGLNATDLRAAFLTGRPLPDDVPEAVRAFLTRFALTPAFSRLQAEWQAVEAARAALPPGTHLHEERWLHVRAEQVWLHTRTDPIGRGLWELPGRVLSPGELSTLPADVVIDHPARALVAPTTAHLYLRPVPDTLPARPIPLARALIQPRRFHEDHHVLIGRWLGGHLRGDG; this is encoded by the coding sequence ATGACCGGGGAGGGCCGCGCAGCGGTCTACGTGGGCCGCTTCCAGCCGCCGCACCGGGCACATGTGGGAACGGTGCTGGGCGCGTTGGACGCCTTCCCGCGCGTCCTCGTCCTCCTCGGCAGCGCAAATCTCGCCCGCTCCGTCCGCAATCCCTTCACGGCGGGGGAGCGGGCCGCGATGTTCCGCGCGGCACTTCGGGAAGCGGGTGTTCGGAGAAGTCGCGTCCTCTTCCGCCCCCTCGCCGACCGCTTCGACGCGGAGGCGTGGGCTGCTGACGTGCGGGAGGCGGCGCGGGAAGCCCTCGGCCCCACCCCTCCCGCCCTCGTCGGCTTCGAGAAGGACGCGAGCACGGCATACCTGCGCTGGTTTCCCGGCTGGGACCGCCTTCTTACCCCCTCCGTCCCCGGCCTGAATGCGACCGACCTCCGCGCGGCGTTCCTGACCGGGCGACCCCTTCCTGACGATGTGCCGGAGGCCGTGCGTGCCTTCCTCACCCGCTTCGCGCTGACGCCCGCTTTTTCGCGGTTGCAAGCCGAGTGGCAGGCGGTGGAGGCAGCCCGCGCGGCCCTCCCGCCCGGCACCCATCTCCACGAGGAACGCTGGCTCCACGTCCGGGCGGAGCAGGTCTGGCTCCACACGCGGACAGACCCCATCGGGCGTGGGCTGTGGGAACTGCCGGGCCGCGTCCTCTCACCCGGCGAGCTTTCCACCCTTCCCGCCGATGTGGTGATCGACCATCCCGCCCGCGCCCTCGTCGCGCCCACGACGGCCCACCTCTACCTGCGACCTGTGCCCGACACCCTGCCCGCGAGGCCCATTCCCCTCGCCCGCGCGCTCATCCAGCCGCGCCGCTTCCACGAGGACCACCATGTTCTCATCGGGCGTTGGCTCGGCGGTCATCTTCGGGGGGACGGGTAG